One stretch of Corynebacterium imitans DNA includes these proteins:
- a CDS encoding UDP-N-acetylmuramate dehydrogenase yields MVDGYGGFTTCSHDEQTTVGGVSDSSFASLTTLRVGGTPADLIRCTHAEELAATVARLDAAGTPLLVVGGGSNLLVAEGQLDIVAVVAQNAGISLLDATSSPSHATLRIGAGTVWDDVVAYAVEHGLAGIEALSGIPGSAGATPVQNVGAYGAEIADVLTRVRLYNRETNKDEWVPASALELAYRYSNLKFTNRAVVLELEIELERRELSAPLRHLGGKRVPLAEARASVLETRRQKGMVLDPEDHDTWSAGSFFTNPVVDTALADAIEREVGEEGMPRFAQPDGKEKLSAAWLIERAGFPRGFPGEDAPARLSTKHTLALTNRGRASADDIADLARRVQRGVEKRFGVALVPEPVWVGL; encoded by the coding sequence CTGGTTGATGGTTACGGTGGTTTCACTACGTGCAGTCATGATGAACAGACTACCGTTGGTGGGGTGTCTGATTCATCTTTCGCCTCTCTGACCACGCTCCGCGTCGGCGGCACCCCCGCTGACCTGATCCGTTGCACACACGCCGAGGAGCTCGCCGCCACCGTCGCGCGCCTCGATGCGGCGGGCACCCCACTGCTGGTGGTGGGCGGCGGCTCGAACCTGCTCGTGGCGGAGGGGCAGTTGGACATCGTTGCGGTTGTCGCGCAAAACGCAGGCATTTCGCTTCTCGACGCCACCTCGTCCCCCTCCCACGCCACGCTGCGCATCGGCGCGGGCACCGTGTGGGACGACGTGGTGGCCTACGCGGTTGAGCACGGACTGGCTGGCATCGAAGCTTTGTCCGGCATCCCCGGCTCGGCGGGTGCCACCCCGGTGCAGAACGTGGGGGCCTACGGCGCGGAGATCGCCGACGTGCTCACCCGCGTGCGCCTGTACAACCGCGAGACGAACAAGGACGAGTGGGTGCCCGCAAGCGCACTGGAGCTGGCGTACCGCTACTCCAACCTGAAGTTCACTAACCGCGCCGTGGTCCTCGAGCTAGAGATCGAGCTGGAGCGCCGCGAGCTTTCCGCCCCGCTGCGCCACTTGGGCGGCAAGCGCGTCCCGCTCGCCGAGGCACGTGCCTCAGTGCTTGAAACACGCAGGCAGAAGGGGATGGTGCTGGATCCGGAAGACCACGACACATGGTCGGCCGGCTCCTTTTTCACCAACCCCGTCGTGGATACTGCGCTGGCGGACGCGATCGAACGCGAGGTCGGCGAGGAGGGCATGCCGCGCTTTGCCCAGCCGGACGGCAAAGAGAAGCTGTCGGCGGCCTGGCTTATCGAGCGCGCAGGCTTCCCGCGCGGCTTCCCGGGCGAGGACGCGCCGGCGCGGCTGTCCACAAAGCACACGCTCGCCCTGACCAACCGTGGTCGGGCGAGCGCGGATGATATTGCGGACTTGGCACGGCGGGTGCAGCGTGGCGTCGAGAAGCGCTTTGGCGTAGCCCTGGTGCCTGAGCCCGTGTGGGTGGGCCTTTAG
- a CDS encoding fumarate reductase/succinate dehydrogenase flavoprotein subunit gives MTTAFNANQGAQSGEADTTVTAAQDTAQGFRQPESVAPGVTPGHVLESNEPNRDEVRMKDMWAYQKDHMNLVSPLNRRKFTVLVVGTGLSGGAAAAALGELGYNVKAFTYHDAPRRAHSIAAQGGVNSARGKKVDNDGAYRHTKDTVKGGDYRCRESDCWRLAIESVRVIDHMNAIGAPFAREYGGTLATRSFGGVQVSRTYYTRGQTGQQLQLSTASALQRQIHLGNVEIFTHNDLMDLVITEEDGKKRCRGIVTRNLINGEIVPFTGHAVILATGGYGNVYHKTTLAKNSNSSAMMRAYERGAYLASPAFIQFHPTGLPVNAEWQAKTTLMSESLRNDGRIWTPKEKGDDRDPKDIPEEERDYFLERRYPAFGNLVPRDVASRAISQQLNAGYGVGPLHNSAYLDFADAIERLGEDTIRERYSNLFEMYLDSTGEDPYKAPMRIAPTVHFTMGGLWTDFNEMTSIDGLFAAGECSWTYHGANRLGANSLLSASVDGWFTLPFTVPNYLANHLGEERLAEDAPEVAEAVNRAKDMVEQIMNVKGNDPHGPEYFHKQLGEILYEHCGVSRTVEGLQEGIKKIRALREDFRANISVPGSADEMNQTLEAALRLADYINLGELMCIDALDRDESCGAHYRMDHLSEDGEAERDDENWCFVSAWEPAGEGEFIRHAEPLYFDSIPLMTRNYK, from the coding sequence ATGACTACCGCATTCAACGCCAACCAGGGCGCACAGAGCGGCGAAGCCGACACCACTGTCACCGCTGCCCAGGACACCGCACAGGGCTTCCGCCAGCCGGAGTCCGTCGCGCCTGGTGTGACCCCGGGTCACGTCCTCGAGTCCAACGAGCCGAACCGCGACGAGGTCCGGATGAAGGACATGTGGGCCTACCAGAAGGACCACATGAACCTGGTCTCCCCGCTGAACCGTCGCAAGTTCACCGTGCTCGTAGTCGGCACCGGCCTGTCCGGCGGTGCTGCAGCTGCCGCGCTCGGTGAGCTGGGCTACAACGTCAAGGCGTTCACCTACCACGACGCACCGCGTCGTGCGCACTCCATCGCTGCGCAGGGTGGCGTGAACTCCGCCCGCGGCAAGAAGGTGGACAACGACGGCGCGTACCGCCACACCAAGGACACCGTCAAGGGCGGCGACTACCGCTGCCGCGAGTCCGACTGCTGGCGTCTGGCCATCGAGTCGGTCCGCGTGATCGACCACATGAACGCCATCGGCGCACCGTTTGCCCGTGAGTACGGCGGCACCCTGGCCACCCGTTCCTTCGGTGGCGTGCAGGTCTCCCGTACCTACTACACCCGTGGCCAAACGGGCCAGCAGCTGCAGCTGTCCACCGCGTCGGCACTGCAGCGCCAGATCCACCTGGGCAACGTGGAGATCTTCACCCACAACGACCTGATGGACCTGGTCATCACGGAAGAGGACGGCAAAAAGCGCTGCCGCGGCATTGTCACCCGCAACCTGATTAACGGCGAGATCGTGCCGTTTACCGGCCACGCTGTCATCCTGGCTACCGGCGGTTACGGCAACGTCTACCACAAGACCACCCTGGCGAAGAACTCCAACTCTTCCGCCATGATGCGCGCCTACGAGCGCGGCGCTTACCTCGCCTCCCCGGCGTTTATCCAGTTCCACCCGACTGGTCTGCCGGTGAACGCAGAGTGGCAGGCGAAGACGACGCTGATGTCGGAGTCGCTGCGTAACGACGGTCGTATTTGGACCCCGAAGGAGAAGGGCGACGACCGCGATCCGAAGGACATTCCGGAAGAGGAGCGCGATTACTTCCTCGAGCGCCGCTACCCTGCGTTCGGCAACCTGGTGCCGCGTGACGTGGCATCCCGCGCCATCTCCCAGCAGCTCAACGCCGGCTACGGCGTGGGCCCGCTGCACAACTCCGCGTACCTGGACTTCGCCGACGCAATCGAGCGCCTCGGCGAGGACACGATCCGCGAGCGCTACTCCAACCTGTTCGAGATGTACCTGGACTCCACCGGCGAGGACCCGTACAAGGCTCCGATGCGTATCGCCCCGACCGTCCACTTCACCATGGGCGGCCTGTGGACCGACTTCAACGAGATGACGTCCATCGACGGCCTGTTCGCCGCCGGTGAGTGCTCCTGGACCTACCACGGCGCGAACCGCCTGGGCGCGAACTCCCTGCTGTCGGCTTCCGTCGATGGCTGGTTCACCCTGCCGTTTACGGTGCCGAACTACCTGGCCAACCACCTCGGCGAGGAGCGCCTGGCGGAGGACGCACCGGAGGTCGCCGAGGCTGTCAACCGCGCCAAGGACATGGTCGAGCAGATCATGAACGTCAAGGGCAATGACCCGCACGGCCCGGAGTACTTCCACAAGCAGCTCGGCGAGATCCTCTACGAGCACTGTGGTGTCTCCCGTACCGTTGAGGGCCTGCAGGAGGGCATCAAGAAGATCCGCGCCCTGCGCGAGGACTTCCGTGCCAACATCTCCGTCCCGGGCTCCGCTGATGAGATGAACCAGACGCTCGAGGCCGCACTCCGCCTGGCTGACTACATCAACCTGGGCGAGCTCATGTGCATCGACGCGCTTGACCGCGACGAGTCCTGCGGTGCGCACTACCGCATGGATCACCTCTCCGAGGACGGCGAGGCTGAGCGTGACGACGAGAACTGGTGCTTCGTCTCCGCGTGGGAGCCGGCTGGCGAGGGCGAGTTCATTCGCCACGCAGAACCCCTGTACTTTGATTCGATCCCGCTGATGACAAGGAACTACAAGTAA
- a CDS encoding DUF445 domain-containing protein gives MAQHALMPAPANEEARRRTLRNHKIFVTSLLGLMAVIFLSCSWWQSTGSAPAWVGYVRAAAEAGMVGGLADWFAVTALFRYPMGIPIPHTAIIPNKKDQVADALSEFVSENFLNAQTITQKVMEAKLPERVGAWLAQPANAERVSEEVGVFTVRLVRGINPADAEALINTQLIDRLAEPTWGPPLGRALDGFIADGKAEPIVDDIIAWSRTKLGGMEESIITLIDERMPRWAPKFAKDLVGEKVYSELVKFMAEVDHDPNHEARRAIRRQLNQFAQDLQFDGEMIARVEALKTDVMGSNAVTAAAGNIWEQVSEALIANASDADSLLRRKVASAAQEWGEKLAHDEKVRAAAEEKLEKAVHYAADNGADQIVGIIAETIQRWDGREASDKIELMVGKDLQFIRLNGTIVGALAGLVIYTVSQLLFF, from the coding sequence ATGGCTCAGCACGCGCTCATGCCCGCGCCCGCGAATGAAGAGGCGCGGCGGCGGACTTTAAGAAACCACAAGATCTTCGTTACCAGCCTGCTTGGGCTGATGGCGGTGATCTTCCTATCCTGCTCCTGGTGGCAATCCACCGGTAGCGCGCCCGCCTGGGTGGGGTATGTGCGCGCGGCCGCGGAGGCCGGCATGGTCGGCGGGCTCGCCGACTGGTTCGCCGTGACCGCCCTGTTCCGCTATCCCATGGGCATCCCGATCCCGCACACGGCGATTATCCCCAACAAGAAGGACCAGGTCGCCGACGCGCTCAGCGAGTTCGTGAGCGAGAACTTCCTCAACGCACAGACGATCACGCAGAAGGTGATGGAGGCCAAGCTGCCCGAGCGCGTCGGCGCGTGGCTCGCGCAGCCTGCAAACGCCGAACGCGTGAGCGAAGAGGTCGGCGTCTTCACCGTCCGCCTGGTGCGCGGCATCAACCCGGCGGATGCGGAGGCACTCATCAACACGCAGCTGATAGACCGGCTCGCGGAGCCGACGTGGGGCCCGCCGCTCGGCCGCGCGCTCGACGGCTTCATCGCGGACGGCAAGGCCGAACCCATCGTGGATGACATCATCGCCTGGTCCCGCACCAAGCTCGGTGGGATGGAGGAGAGCATCATCACGCTTATCGACGAGCGCATGCCCCGCTGGGCCCCCAAGTTTGCCAAGGACCTGGTGGGGGAGAAGGTCTATTCCGAGCTGGTGAAGTTCATGGCCGAGGTAGACCATGACCCGAATCACGAGGCCCGCCGCGCGATCCGCCGCCAGCTCAACCAGTTCGCCCAGGACCTGCAGTTCGACGGCGAGATGATCGCGCGCGTCGAGGCGCTGAAGACCGACGTGATGGGCTCGAACGCAGTGACCGCTGCCGCGGGCAACATCTGGGAGCAGGTCTCCGAGGCACTCATCGCCAACGCCTCGGATGCGGACAGCTTGCTGCGCCGCAAGGTGGCCAGCGCCGCGCAGGAGTGGGGCGAGAAGCTGGCGCACGACGAAAAGGTGCGCGCCGCGGCAGAGGAGAAGCTGGAGAAGGCGGTGCACTACGCCGCCGACAACGGCGCGGACCAGATCGTCGGCATTATTGCGGAGACGATCCAGCGCTGGGACGGTCGCGAGGCTTCCGACAAAATCGAGCTGATGGTGGGCAAGGACCTGCAGTTCATTCGCCTCAACGGCACGATCGTGGGTGCGCTCGCCGGTCTGGTTATTTACACTGTGTCTCAACTGCTCTTTTTCTAA
- a CDS encoding DUF2516 family protein translates to MVSAALFLVVGIAGFVGLYFAATTRPDAFEAADRQSKGAWCAILGLSGLVCLLSFPFVMWFGAVAIGIYWFDVKPQIDGILNGNYGY, encoded by the coding sequence ATGGTGAGCGCCGCGCTGTTCCTCGTGGTGGGGATCGCAGGCTTCGTCGGCCTCTACTTCGCGGCCACCACTCGCCCGGACGCTTTCGAAGCCGCGGATCGGCAGTCCAAGGGTGCCTGGTGCGCGATCCTGGGCCTGTCCGGGTTGGTGTGCCTGCTCAGCTTCCCGTTCGTGATGTGGTTCGGTGCCGTGGCGATCGGCATCTACTGGTTTGATGTCAAGCCGCAGATCGACGGCATCCTCAACGGCAACTACGGCTACTAG
- the lpdA gene encoding dihydrolipoyl dehydrogenase: MGVSKEHFDVVVLGAGPGGYVAAIRAAQLGKKVAVVEKQYWGGVCLNVGCIPSKALIKNAEVAEIFNHDAKTFGIKGDVEFDYEDAHKRSRQVSKKIVGGVHYLMKKNKITEVNGLGSFKDANTIEITEGDDKGKVVTFDDCIIATGSVVRTLPGIELSENVVSYEEQILNPEAPEKMVIVGAGAIGMEFAYVLSNYGVDVTVVEYMDRVLPNEDKDVSKEIAKKYKKLGVKLLTGHATTAVRDNGDSVEVDIKKNDSEKAETLTVDRVMISVGFAPRVEGYGLENTGVELTDRGAIDIDERMRTNVDHIYAIGDVTAKLQLAHVAEAQGIIAAETIAGAETLEIEDYMMTPRATFCNPQVASMGYTEEQAKEKWPDRDIKVATFPFTANGKAVGLAETAGFGKLVADAEFGEILGAHLVGPHVSELLPEITLAQRFDLTAGEIARNIHIHPTLSEVLKEIAHGVEGHMINL, encoded by the coding sequence ATGGGCGTGAGTAAAGAACATTTTGACGTTGTTGTCCTCGGCGCGGGCCCCGGTGGCTACGTTGCCGCAATCCGTGCAGCTCAGCTGGGTAAAAAGGTTGCAGTTGTAGAGAAGCAGTACTGGGGCGGTGTGTGCCTGAACGTGGGCTGCATCCCGTCCAAGGCGTTGATTAAGAACGCCGAGGTTGCTGAAATTTTCAACCACGATGCCAAGACGTTCGGCATTAAGGGCGATGTGGAGTTTGATTACGAAGACGCCCACAAGCGCTCCCGCCAGGTCTCCAAGAAGATCGTCGGCGGCGTGCATTACCTGATGAAGAAGAACAAGATCACCGAGGTCAACGGTCTTGGCTCCTTCAAGGATGCGAACACGATCGAGATCACCGAGGGTGACGATAAGGGTAAGGTCGTCACCTTCGACGATTGCATTATCGCTACCGGTTCCGTCGTGCGCACCCTGCCGGGCATTGAGCTGTCCGAGAACGTGGTGTCCTACGAGGAGCAGATCCTGAATCCGGAGGCTCCGGAGAAGATGGTCATCGTCGGTGCCGGTGCCATCGGTATGGAGTTCGCCTACGTGCTGTCCAACTACGGCGTGGACGTCACGGTGGTGGAGTACATGGACCGCGTCCTGCCGAACGAGGACAAGGACGTGTCCAAGGAGATCGCCAAGAAGTACAAGAAGCTCGGCGTGAAGCTTCTGACCGGCCACGCCACCACCGCGGTGCGCGACAACGGTGACTCCGTTGAGGTCGACATTAAGAAGAACGACTCCGAGAAGGCCGAGACGCTGACCGTGGATCGCGTGATGATCTCCGTCGGCTTCGCCCCGCGCGTTGAGGGCTACGGCCTGGAGAACACCGGCGTGGAGCTGACCGACCGCGGCGCGATCGACATTGATGAGCGCATGCGCACCAACGTCGACCACATCTACGCCATCGGCGACGTGACCGCCAAGCTGCAGCTTGCGCACGTGGCGGAGGCCCAGGGCATCATTGCTGCGGAGACCATCGCTGGTGCGGAAACCCTCGAGATCGAGGACTACATGATGACCCCGCGCGCTACCTTCTGTAACCCGCAGGTCGCCTCCATGGGTTACACCGAGGAGCAGGCGAAGGAGAAGTGGCCGGACCGCGACATCAAGGTCGCAACCTTCCCGTTCACCGCGAACGGCAAGGCGGTCGGTCTGGCCGAGACCGCTGGCTTTGGCAAGCTCGTCGCAGACGCCGAGTTCGGCGAGATCCTCGGCGCACACCTGGTTGGCCCGCACGTCTCTGAGCTGCTGCCGGAAATCACCCTGGCGCAGCGCTTCGACCTCACCGCCGGTGAGATCGCGCGCAACATCCACATCCACCCGACGCTGTCTGAGGTGCTCAAGGAGATCGCGCACGGCGTCGAAGGCCACATGATCAACCTGTAG
- a CDS encoding methylase, which translates to MSPHHHNLRAQAGPGRPYGVITRGTTGYNRLRRCDRWAFYNPAIRSLLRSAPSPLALDVGYGASHTTTVEWARWLRRITPSTEVVGLEIHPDRVLPPRDGVCFELGGFELAGYRPHLVRAFNVLRQYDVAEVDKAWRTVCNRLAPGGMFIEGTCDELGRRATWVLLDASGPRSLTLAWDPFDVTTPGDVAERLPKALIHRNVPGERIHALLADADAAYAHAAAFEPYGPRVRWREARKELISSGWPIQPVRRPLRDNVLTVDWAAVAPAVH; encoded by the coding sequence ATCTCCCCGCACCACCACAACCTTCGGGCGCAGGCCGGTCCCGGCAGGCCGTACGGGGTGATCACCCGCGGCACGACCGGGTATAACCGCCTGCGCCGTTGCGATCGCTGGGCCTTTTACAACCCGGCGATCCGCTCCCTGTTGCGGAGCGCACCGTCCCCGCTCGCGCTCGACGTGGGCTACGGTGCCTCGCACACCACCACCGTCGAGTGGGCGCGCTGGCTGCGCCGCATCACCCCGTCCACCGAGGTCGTGGGCTTGGAAATCCACCCCGATAGGGTGCTGCCGCCGCGCGACGGGGTGTGCTTCGAGCTCGGCGGCTTCGAGCTCGCCGGCTACCGGCCGCACCTCGTGCGCGCCTTCAACGTGCTGCGCCAGTACGACGTCGCCGAAGTCGATAAGGCCTGGCGCACCGTCTGTAACCGCCTGGCCCCCGGCGGCATGTTCATCGAGGGCACCTGCGATGAGCTCGGCCGCCGCGCCACCTGGGTGCTTCTCGACGCCTCCGGGCCGCGCTCGCTTACCCTCGCCTGGGACCCCTTCGACGTGACCACCCCAGGCGATGTCGCCGAGCGCCTGCCGAAGGCGCTCATTCACCGCAATGTGCCGGGCGAGCGCATCCACGCCCTGCTTGCCGACGCCGACGCCGCCTACGCCCACGCCGCCGCCTTCGAACCCTACGGGCCCCGGGTGCGTTGGCGCGAAGCCCGCAAGGAGCTCATCTCCTCGGGCTGGCCCATCCAGCCTGTGCGCCGGCCCCTGCGGGACAACGTGCTCACCGTGGACTGGGCGGCCGTGGCCCCTGCCGTACACTAG
- a CDS encoding succinate dehydrogenase cytochrome b subunit: protein MTVQNADREAIRHGKITEKPLRERPSYPTWALKLTMAITGLIFGLFVLGHMVGNLKIFMPLDANGEAPIDAYGRFLREMGEPLFPHEGFLWIVRIVLLACLVLHIWGAFALKSRSAKSRGKFKRTGLMGGWQSTATRWMLVTGVILLLFIIFHLLDLTVGQVVASEQFMHGEVRNNLLATFAPERWYVTLFYVVANLALLLHLTHGIYLAVSDLGWLGERGRGLMVLLAYVLPFIVVIGNVVMPIAIMLGWVPGFSR, encoded by the coding sequence ATGACTGTACAAAACGCAGACCGTGAAGCAATTCGTCACGGAAAAATCACTGAGAAGCCGCTGCGCGAGCGGCCGTCCTACCCAACGTGGGCTTTGAAGCTGACCATGGCCATCACTGGCCTTATTTTTGGTCTTTTCGTGCTTGGCCACATGGTGGGCAACCTGAAGATCTTTATGCCGCTCGATGCGAACGGGGAGGCGCCGATTGATGCATACGGCCGCTTCCTGCGCGAGATGGGCGAGCCGTTGTTCCCGCACGAGGGCTTCCTGTGGATCGTCCGCATTGTGCTGCTTGCCTGCCTGGTGCTGCACATCTGGGGCGCATTCGCGCTGAAGTCGCGCTCGGCGAAGTCCCGCGGCAAGTTCAAGCGCACGGGCCTGATGGGTGGCTGGCAGTCCACCGCCACCCGCTGGATGCTGGTGACCGGCGTTATTTTGCTGCTGTTCATCATCTTCCACCTGCTGGACCTCACGGTCGGCCAGGTCGTCGCCTCTGAGCAGTTCATGCACGGTGAGGTGCGCAACAACCTGCTCGCCACGTTTGCGCCTGAGCGCTGGTACGTCACCCTGTTCTATGTAGTGGCCAACCTTGCGCTGCTGCTGCACCTGACCCACGGCATCTACCTCGCTGTCTCCGACCTCGGTTGGCTGGGCGAGCGCGGCCGCGGCCTGATGGTGCTGCTGGCATACGTCCTTCCGTTCATCGTGGTCATCGGCAACGTTGTGATGCCGATCGCCATCATGCTCGGCTGGGTCCCAGGCTTTTCCCGGTAA
- a CDS encoding DUF2505 domain-containing protein, whose translation MTARSETTVTINQPAEKVAEAYATQAYWEFIAEKLSPEPGQLHEFTGETATLFEVLPKSILPEAAQAMISQDLKLKRVVNVGKLDGNTAKHTFTGDVKGTPVDFSGEITMTGEGETTTLAYDNEAKVDIPFMGAALEPKVAEALEEIVENEAKLTEQWIAENL comes from the coding sequence ATGACTGCACGTAGTGAAACCACCGTAACCATCAACCAGCCGGCCGAGAAGGTCGCCGAAGCCTACGCTACCCAGGCGTACTGGGAGTTCATCGCGGAGAAGCTCTCCCCGGAGCCGGGCCAGCTGCACGAGTTCACCGGTGAGACCGCCACCCTGTTTGAGGTGCTGCCAAAGTCCATCCTGCCCGAGGCCGCGCAGGCAATGATCAGCCAGGACCTCAAGCTCAAGCGCGTGGTCAACGTCGGCAAGCTGGACGGCAACACCGCCAAGCACACCTTCACCGGTGATGTGAAGGGCACCCCGGTCGACTTCTCCGGCGAGATCACCATGACCGGCGAGGGCGAGACCACCACCCTGGCCTACGACAACGAGGCGAAGGTGGACATCCCGTTCATGGGCGCTGCGCTCGAGCCGAAGGTGGCCGAGGCGCTCGAGGAGATCGTGGAGAACGAGGCCAAGCTCACCGAGCAGTGGATTGCGGAGAACCTGTAA
- a CDS encoding DUF2993 domain-containing protein, with translation MKTAWKVIVGILAVLLVLLLIAEGGIRMFMANQITSEYSAGAQSDASSEAEPAEPKVSFGPQPVIFGLASGKLPHIDIETPSTLVVNGDEIYGEPASHVQMDNMRYGSGEPIADSLRLDTELTNELIRAMLNQQLREQMGEDSFLSDIINVSDVNTDPEAGTIHIAFSGGVASLDLKPVTEGGQMRFEATGTKLFGFDLPDEAAGALSDAMNQGMENQGAGQLRIEEFTVVPGGVRVTMAGENVNFNDLQQMQGQNFGA, from the coding sequence ATGAAAACTGCGTGGAAAGTCATCGTCGGCATCCTTGCCGTGCTACTGGTCCTCCTGCTCATCGCCGAGGGCGGGATCCGCATGTTCATGGCCAACCAAATCACCTCCGAGTACTCGGCGGGCGCGCAGTCTGACGCCAGTAGCGAGGCTGAGCCGGCCGAGCCGAAGGTGTCCTTTGGCCCCCAACCGGTGATCTTCGGGCTCGCCTCCGGCAAGCTGCCGCACATCGACATCGAGACACCGTCGACTCTGGTGGTCAACGGCGACGAGATCTACGGCGAACCCGCCTCCCACGTGCAGATGGACAATATGCGCTACGGCTCCGGCGAGCCGATCGCTGATTCCCTGCGCCTGGACACCGAACTGACCAACGAGCTGATCCGCGCCATGCTCAACCAGCAGCTCCGCGAGCAGATGGGCGAGGACTCCTTCCTCAGCGACATCATCAACGTCTCCGACGTCAACACCGACCCCGAGGCGGGCACCATCCACATCGCGTTCAGCGGCGGGGTGGCCAGCCTGGACCTCAAGCCGGTCACCGAGGGTGGGCAGATGCGCTTCGAGGCCACCGGCACCAAGCTCTTCGGCTTCGACCTGCCAGACGAGGCCGCAGGCGCGCTGAGCGACGCGATGAACCAGGGCATGGAAAACCAGGGGGCCGGCCAGCTGCGCATCGAAGAGTTCACGGTCGTCCCCGGCGGGGTGCGCGTGACCATGGCTGGCGAGAACGTGAACTTCAACGACCTGCAACAGATGCAGGGCCAAAACTTCGGGGCCTAG
- a CDS encoding CGLAU_01105 family protein, whose amino-acid sequence MTENTSSGKHAAHEENTAADGLRANLRDAGQALLAAGSSLGSLLSKQAGKYAEDLPGKLKAATASARERLDSASDESEVRAAASNFVAEAEKQFQAFQKRDLELSDEVMATLRSTVEDVRGTFNSKIDELRAKDTDGVLEDVRQRLEALFGRVQEQFAGKDETPDIIEGEIVAEDGK is encoded by the coding sequence ATGACTGAGAACACTTCCTCGGGTAAGCACGCCGCACACGAAGAGAACACCGCCGCCGACGGGCTGCGCGCCAACCTGCGCGACGCAGGCCAGGCCCTGCTTGCCGCCGGTTCCTCGCTCGGCTCGCTGCTGAGCAAGCAGGCGGGCAAGTACGCCGAGGACCTGCCGGGCAAGCTCAAGGCAGCCACCGCCAGCGCGCGCGAGCGCCTGGATAGCGCCTCGGATGAGAGCGAGGTGCGCGCGGCGGCCTCCAACTTTGTTGCCGAGGCGGAGAAGCAGTTCCAGGCCTTCCAGAAGCGCGACCTGGAGCTTTCCGACGAGGTCATGGCCACCCTGCGCAGCACGGTGGAGGATGTGCGCGGCACGTTTAACAGCAAGATTGATGAGCTGCGCGCCAAGGACACCGACGGCGTGCTCGAGGACGTCCGCCAGCGTCTGGAAGCGCTGTTCGGGCGCGTGCAGGAGCAGTTTGCGGGCAAGGATGAGACGCCGGATATCATCGAGGGCGAAATCGTTGCCGAGGATGGAAAGTAA
- a CDS encoding succinate dehydrogenase/fumarate reductase iron-sulfur subunit — protein sequence MKLTLEIWRQAGPDTDGHFETVQVDDAVEQMSILELLDHVNNNLVEEGKEPFVFASDCREGICGTCGLSVNGRPHGADTNITACLQRLYNYNDGDTLKIEPFRSGAFPVIKDLTVDRSALDRVMQQGGYVSVNAGTAPDADTLAVNHHDAETALDYAACIGCGACVAACPNGAAHLFTGAKLKHLKLLPLGKQERGRRARNMVDELETNFGHCSLYGECADVCPAGIPLDAVGAINAERARAAFRGGDD from the coding sequence ATGAAACTGACACTTGAGATCTGGCGTCAGGCCGGACCCGACACTGACGGGCACTTTGAGACGGTGCAGGTAGATGACGCCGTCGAGCAGATGTCCATCCTGGAGCTCCTCGACCACGTGAACAACAACCTGGTCGAGGAAGGCAAGGAGCCCTTCGTCTTCGCCTCTGACTGCCGCGAGGGCATCTGTGGCACCTGTGGCCTGAGCGTGAACGGCCGCCCGCACGGCGCCGACACGAACATCACGGCCTGCCTGCAGCGCCTGTACAACTACAACGACGGCGACACGCTGAAGATCGAGCCCTTCCGCTCCGGCGCGTTCCCGGTGATCAAGGACCTCACCGTGGATCGCTCCGCACTGGACCGCGTGATGCAGCAGGGCGGCTACGTCTCCGTCAACGCCGGTACTGCACCGGACGCCGACACGCTGGCTGTCAACCACCACGACGCGGAGACCGCGCTGGACTACGCCGCCTGCATCGGCTGCGGTGCCTGCGTGGCTGCCTGCCCGAACGGTGCTGCGCACCTGTTCACGGGCGCGAAGCTCAAGCACCTGAAGCTGCTGCCCTTGGGCAAGCAGGAGCGCGGCCGTCGTGCCCGCAACATGGTCGACGAGCTGGAGACCAACTTCGGCCACTGCTCGCTCTACGGCGAGTGTGCGGATGTGTGCCCGGCGGGTATCCCGCTGGACGCGGTCGGCGCAATCAACGCCGAGCGTGCGCGCGCAGCCTTCCGCGGTGGCGACGACTAG